A single region of the Pseudalkalibacillus berkeleyi genome encodes:
- a CDS encoding YhdT family protein gives MKEDQNQFQEDPRFRIANREALMGVGLAIVNFIWWFGFAYGLGQKPPEEYTYIFGFPTWFFYSCIVGFILFSLLVFVMVKLFFVEVPFEDQEEESE, from the coding sequence TTGAAGGAAGATCAAAATCAATTTCAGGAAGATCCACGCTTTCGAATTGCCAATCGTGAGGCTTTGATGGGTGTTGGACTAGCTATCGTGAATTTCATATGGTGGTTCGGGTTTGCCTATGGATTAGGGCAAAAACCACCGGAAGAGTATACATACATTTTTGGATTTCCAACTTGGTTTTTCTATAGCTGCATCGTCGGATTTATTCTCTTTTCACTTCTCGTCTTCGTTATGGTAAAGCTCTTTTTTGTGGAGGTTCCATTTGAGGATCAAGAGGAGGAATCAGAATGA
- the panF gene encoding sodium/pantothenate symporter, whose amino-acid sequence MNWDVIIPLIGFLVLVFLIGIYASKHISKAPDFLQEYFLGSRQLNGFILALTMVATFGSASSFVGGPGVAYNLGLGWVLLAMSQLVTGYFTLAVLGKKFAIIARKINAVTLIDFLKERYQSKWVVLLSAASIIIFLFSAMAAQWIGGGRLIESFTGLSYTTALFIFAISVLVYVVIGGFRAVAITDSLQGIVMFIGTLLLLIGTIIAGGGLTNIMTELTLENPNLVSPYGADRSLTPLFVSSFWILVGVGVVGLPQVSVRAMSYRDSKAMHKAMIIGTVVVGFIMLGMHLIGVFARVVIPGVEVGDKVMPLVALEVLPGWLAGIVLAAPMAAVMSTVDSFLLLVSSAVIKDVYVNYVKPSASQRQVKTISLSVTALLGVLVFLMAVNPPDLLIWLNLFAFGGLEAAFIWPVVLGLYWKKGNAYGAFTSMFVGVGSYMLIHLNEPNLFGMHTVVVPIVLSFIGYIVASLATQHKHPTTQQQITQRFWGV is encoded by the coding sequence ATGAATTGGGACGTGATCATACCGTTAATCGGATTCCTTGTACTAGTATTTTTGATCGGAATTTATGCATCAAAGCATATCTCAAAGGCTCCGGATTTCTTGCAAGAATACTTTCTAGGAAGCCGCCAGTTAAATGGTTTTATCTTGGCATTGACGATGGTTGCGACGTTCGGAAGTGCGAGCAGTTTTGTCGGAGGACCAGGTGTCGCTTACAACCTCGGACTCGGTTGGGTGTTGCTTGCCATGTCCCAGCTCGTAACGGGTTATTTTACGCTCGCGGTTCTTGGGAAGAAGTTCGCGATTATCGCTCGTAAAATCAACGCGGTCACCCTGATCGATTTCTTAAAAGAACGTTATCAAAGTAAGTGGGTCGTTCTATTGTCAGCGGCAAGTATCATCATTTTCCTTTTCAGTGCAATGGCAGCTCAATGGATAGGCGGGGGAAGACTGATTGAATCGTTCACAGGACTATCTTATACGACGGCATTGTTTATTTTTGCCATATCCGTCCTCGTCTATGTTGTCATTGGAGGCTTTCGCGCGGTTGCGATTACAGACAGCTTACAAGGCATCGTCATGTTTATTGGAACGTTGTTACTGCTGATCGGAACGATCATTGCGGGTGGCGGGTTAACGAACATCATGACCGAACTCACTCTCGAGAATCCGAACCTCGTCTCACCATACGGAGCAGACCGTTCGCTAACGCCACTTTTCGTATCCTCATTCTGGATCTTGGTTGGTGTAGGGGTAGTAGGGTTACCACAAGTTTCTGTTCGCGCGATGTCGTACCGGGATTCAAAAGCGATGCACAAAGCGATGATCATCGGAACAGTCGTCGTCGGGTTTATTATGCTAGGGATGCATTTAATCGGTGTGTTTGCTCGGGTTGTCATACCGGGCGTTGAGGTAGGCGACAAGGTCATGCCGCTCGTTGCGCTCGAAGTTTTACCAGGCTGGCTCGCAGGAATTGTTCTCGCAGCCCCAATGGCCGCAGTCATGTCGACAGTCGATTCGTTTTTATTACTAGTAAGCTCAGCGGTCATTAAGGACGTCTACGTCAATTATGTAAAACCATCTGCGTCCCAAAGACAGGTGAAAACAATCAGTCTATCGGTAACCGCGCTTTTAGGCGTTTTGGTTTTCTTGATGGCAGTCAACCCACCAGACCTACTGATCTGGCTGAACCTCTTTGCCTTCGGAGGACTTGAAGCGGCATTCATCTGGCCAGTCGTACTCGGCCTATACTGGAAGAAAGGTAACGCATACGGAGCATTCACATCAATGTTTGTCGGGGTAGGCTCGTACATGCTTATCCATTTGAACGAACCAAACCTATTCGGCATGCATACCGTCGTCGTCCCAATCGTCCTATCCTTCATCGGATACATCGTCGCAAGCCTAGCCACACAACACAAACACCCCACCACCCAACAACAAATCACCCAAAGATTCTGGGGTGTGTAA
- a CDS encoding diacylglycerol/lipid kinase family protein, giving the protein MKKAMIIVNPSSGKEEAEKNQHRVEEVLRNKGYDVIVKMTKKQLDATKFARTSCEDAYDLVVSMGGDGTLNETVNGLANQEHCPRFGIIPTGTVNDFARALNIPLDFEEALSLIEQGDTRPVDIGKVNDQYFMNIAAVGAIAEATYEVSPKQKTMLGPLAYMLEGLKTLSSKKSYNIQLKHDQGEWEGEALLVLAALTNSVGGFEKVAPDAEVDDGKLKCLVVHDVALPKFIKIVTELLGGKHVDDENVEYISTSKLEISSSEKLHSNIDGDEGDTLPLNIEILPRHLDIYVP; this is encoded by the coding sequence ATGAAGAAAGCGATGATTATTGTGAACCCTTCTTCTGGGAAGGAAGAGGCGGAGAAAAATCAGCATAGAGTGGAAGAAGTGTTACGGAATAAAGGCTATGATGTGATTGTTAAAATGACGAAGAAGCAGCTTGATGCGACGAAGTTTGCTCGAACCTCTTGTGAGGATGCCTATGACCTTGTCGTATCTATGGGTGGAGATGGCACGTTAAATGAAACGGTTAATGGGCTCGCGAACCAGGAGCATTGTCCACGCTTCGGGATCATCCCGACAGGCACAGTGAATGACTTTGCTCGTGCACTCAACATTCCTTTAGACTTTGAGGAGGCTCTTAGTTTGATAGAGCAAGGGGACACACGTCCTGTCGACATCGGAAAAGTGAATGATCAATATTTTATGAACATCGCTGCTGTCGGTGCAATTGCTGAGGCGACTTATGAAGTTTCTCCTAAGCAAAAAACGATGCTTGGACCGCTCGCTTATATGCTTGAAGGGCTCAAGACTTTAAGCTCTAAAAAGTCGTACAATATTCAGCTGAAGCATGATCAAGGTGAATGGGAAGGCGAGGCGTTGCTTGTGTTGGCCGCCCTTACGAACTCAGTTGGTGGATTTGAAAAAGTCGCGCCTGATGCAGAAGTTGATGATGGTAAATTGAAATGTCTCGTCGTGCATGATGTCGCTCTCCCTAAGTTCATTAAAATCGTCACTGAGTTATTAGGTGGAAAGCACGTTGATGATGAAAACGTTGAATACATCAGTACTTCAAAACTAGAAATCTCTTCATCAGAAAAATTGCACTCCAACATCGATGGTGATGAAGGGGATACACTGCCGTTAAACATTGAAATTCTGCCAAGACACCTGGATATATATGTACCATAA
- a CDS encoding phospholipase D family protein, whose product MGKIKVTKKTIKWGLIWALILIYITTMVYQTYKPIPEGISYESDIYQVDDVKFHYDLTYKKGDQINHELNIFNRINEMISEADEFIVIDMFMFNGYHDKKKEFPPISENLAEAIIKKKQQDSDIDVVFISDEINTGYNSYESKLLSKLEDHGVEVVYTNLNRLRDPTPLYSGVWRMFFQWFGQEGDGWIRNPFANTAPELTARSYLKLLNVKANHRKIVATDKSALVSSANPHDASGYHNNVAFEVKGPITQEIINGEQAAVSMSEKGVELPAYTPKEDANKEEGKYKLQYFTEGKAHKHIVEAIEQTKPGQEIHLGMFYIADRSVIEPLIKATDRGVDVKIILDPNQVAFGNKKTGLPNIPVAMEMVEDSGGKVDIRWYNTTMEQYHTKMLYVKGNQESTIIAGSANYTKRNLEAFNLEADIQIQGSNDTEVMKQVDAYFERLWNNDGGKYTVDFETHNDKLTYLQRGIYAVQKFLRLTTY is encoded by the coding sequence TTGGGAAAGATAAAAGTAACGAAGAAAACGATAAAGTGGGGGCTAATATGGGCGCTCATTCTCATTTACATAACAACAATGGTTTACCAAACATATAAGCCCATTCCAGAGGGTATTTCTTACGAAAGTGATATCTATCAGGTTGATGACGTGAAGTTTCACTATGATCTTACCTATAAAAAGGGCGATCAAATCAATCATGAGCTGAATATTTTCAATCGCATTAATGAAATGATTTCTGAAGCGGATGAGTTTATCGTCATCGATATGTTCATGTTTAATGGATATCATGACAAAAAGAAAGAGTTCCCACCGATCAGTGAGAACTTGGCGGAAGCGATTATCAAAAAGAAGCAACAAGATTCAGATATTGACGTGGTTTTCATATCAGACGAAATCAACACAGGCTATAATTCGTACGAGTCTAAGCTATTATCTAAGCTGGAGGATCACGGCGTCGAAGTCGTCTACACGAACTTGAATCGATTACGCGATCCAACGCCCCTTTACTCAGGCGTATGGCGGATGTTTTTCCAGTGGTTCGGTCAGGAGGGGGATGGGTGGATCAGGAATCCATTTGCTAATACAGCCCCTGAATTAACCGCGAGGTCTTACCTTAAGCTTTTAAATGTTAAGGCGAATCATCGTAAAATTGTTGCAACAGACAAGTCAGCACTTGTGTCATCCGCAAATCCGCATGATGCATCTGGCTACCACAACAACGTCGCTTTTGAAGTGAAAGGTCCAATCACTCAAGAAATCATCAATGGTGAACAAGCAGCAGTAAGCATGTCTGAAAAAGGTGTGGAACTTCCAGCGTACACGCCGAAAGAAGACGCAAATAAAGAAGAAGGTAAATATAAACTTCAATACTTTACTGAAGGAAAAGCACACAAACACATCGTTGAGGCAATCGAACAAACAAAACCTGGTCAAGAAATCCATCTTGGCATGTTCTACATTGCTGACCGATCAGTAATAGAACCATTAATCAAAGCAACTGACCGTGGAGTCGATGTAAAAATCATATTGGATCCCAATCAAGTAGCATTCGGTAACAAGAAAACCGGTCTCCCGAACATTCCAGTCGCGATGGAAATGGTGGAGGATTCTGGTGGGAAAGTCGATATCCGTTGGTACAACACAACGATGGAGCAATATCACACGAAAATGCTTTATGTGAAAGGGAATCAAGAATCCACAATCATTGCAGGATCTGCTAATTACACAAAAAGAAATCTAGAAGCGTTCAACCTTGAGGCAGACATACAAATACAAGGATCAAATGACACAGAAGTCATGAAACAGGTGGATGCATATTTTGAAAGACTCTGGAACAACGACGGAGGTAAATATACCGTAGACTTTGAAACCCACAATGATAAACTGACCTATCTTCAACGCGGTATATATGCCGTCCAGAAGTTCTTGCGTCTAACCACATACTAA
- a CDS encoding DUF3888 domain-containing protein yields MKKWFVIVVSVLAFSLNSISVSAEEQHKHDSVGMEQAFDQFMLMQFQNEINRAVKDYYQKDLVRVQYNWFDNKYDVVEIMQSEKGRQLSHSYILKFTVQSYSEDDLLGTDTITFGVESALADGQNLAAVKVERLDFEHNKYFK; encoded by the coding sequence ATGAAAAAGTGGTTTGTGATCGTTGTTTCTGTTTTGGCTTTTAGTCTCAACAGCATTTCCGTTAGTGCTGAAGAGCAGCATAAACATGATTCAGTAGGTATGGAACAAGCATTTGATCAATTTATGTTAATGCAATTTCAAAATGAAATTAATCGTGCAGTGAAGGACTATTATCAAAAGGATTTGGTAAGGGTTCAGTATAACTGGTTTGACAATAAGTATGATGTAGTCGAAATCATGCAAAGTGAAAAGGGGAGACAATTAAGTCACTCGTACATCCTCAAATTCACTGTACAATCTTATAGTGAAGATGACCTCCTAGGAACAGACACCATAACATTTGGCGTTGAGTCTGCATTAGCAGATGGTCAAAATTTAGCTGCCGTTAAAGTGGAAAGGTTAGACTTCGAACATAATAAATATTTTAAGTAG
- a CDS encoding LCP family protein, with the protein MLKKFIWAFVIMIGIVVVGIAGYAYYLYDSVKDTANDIHEPIDPEREKEQPKPKVDDKNAPQPISILLLGVDERENDQGRSDTMIVMTVNPEKKSMYMFNIPRDSRTEIIGKGIDDKINHAYAFGGTKMAVETVENFLDIPINYYIKVNMESFQDIVDAVGGVTVDNRLAFSDNGFSYPKGQIQLENGEKALTYVRMRKQDHRGDLGRNERQRQVIKGVIDKGARVSSISKFDNILDVISDNVKTNMTFSEMKDIQANYKDARKDLKTFEVDARGTNINGIFYFIVSEEERNSISERLKEHLEINSSNASTEEDAA; encoded by the coding sequence ATGTTAAAAAAATTCATTTGGGCGTTTGTGATCATGATAGGAATTGTTGTGGTCGGAATTGCAGGGTACGCCTATTACTTGTATGATTCTGTGAAGGATACAGCGAACGATATTCATGAGCCGATTGATCCGGAACGGGAAAAAGAACAACCAAAACCAAAAGTTGATGATAAAAATGCACCACAGCCAATATCAATTTTATTATTGGGTGTCGATGAAAGAGAGAATGATCAAGGAAGATCAGACACAATGATTGTAATGACTGTGAATCCAGAAAAGAAATCGATGTATATGTTTAACATTCCTAGAGATAGTCGAACTGAAATTATCGGTAAAGGTATTGACGACAAAATCAATCATGCCTATGCATTCGGTGGTACAAAAATGGCCGTTGAAACGGTAGAAAACTTTCTTGATATACCAATCAACTACTATATAAAAGTGAACATGGAGTCATTCCAAGATATAGTCGATGCAGTCGGTGGCGTTACTGTCGATAACCGACTTGCTTTTTCCGACAATGGATTCAGCTATCCTAAAGGACAAATTCAATTGGAAAACGGTGAAAAAGCTCTTACATACGTCAGAATGAGAAAACAAGACCATCGAGGCGACTTAGGGCGAAATGAGAGACAACGTCAAGTCATAAAAGGCGTGATTGATAAAGGGGCTCGAGTAAGTTCCATTTCAAAGTTTGATAACATACTAGATGTTATTAGCGATAATGTAAAAACAAATATGACTTTTTCAGAAATGAAAGATATCCAAGCCAACTATAAAGATGCAAGAAAAGATTTGAAAACTTTTGAAGTTGATGCAAGAGGAACAAACATTAATGGCATCTTCTACTTCATCGTCTCTGAAGAAGAGCGCAATTCCATTAGCGAGAGATTGAAAGAACACTTAGAGATTAATAGCAGTAACGCTTCAACTGAAGAAGACGCAGCGTAA
- a CDS encoding RNA polymerase sigma factor: MIHLITKAQKGNERAFLKLFQKYEADIYRMAYVYVKNENDALDVVQEVAYRSFKKIETLKNPKYFKTWLIKITITCSIDIIRKNKKVVHLKPESHEQIGIEDKDISLSITLQEFLEQLNEHERSIVMLKYYEGYTFKEISKLLNLPLGTVKSVLYRSIHKLQKEFKEADFHE, encoded by the coding sequence ATGATTCATTTAATAACAAAAGCCCAAAAGGGAAATGAGCGAGCCTTTTTAAAGCTATTTCAGAAATATGAAGCAGATATTTATCGGATGGCTTATGTGTATGTAAAAAATGAAAATGATGCATTAGATGTTGTTCAGGAAGTAGCATATCGTTCCTTTAAAAAAATTGAAACTCTAAAAAATCCTAAGTATTTCAAAACGTGGTTAATAAAAATCACCATTACTTGTTCTATTGACATCATTCGTAAAAACAAAAAAGTGGTTCATTTAAAACCAGAATCTCATGAACAGATCGGCATAGAGGATAAAGACATATCTCTATCGATTACATTGCAAGAATTCTTGGAGCAGCTAAATGAACATGAGAGAAGTATCGTGATGCTGAAGTACTATGAAGGATATACATTTAAGGAAATATCGAAGCTTTTAAATTTACCTTTAGGAACAGTGAAATCGGTCCTTTATCGTTCAATTCATAAACTTCAAAAGGAATTTAAGGAGGCTGATTTTCATGAGTAA
- a CDS encoding RDD family protein: protein MIGNTVLSNRVVAFIIDMIFIGIAFSLYTILIMPLLFGSNADYFSFEYSLVYNIGLIIIVVSKDIFGGRSLGKIIKKLRIVDVTTNEKSSLFRVILRNITFMFMGPIELFIGFVRKDHRRVGDLLAGTKVISEEERVTQSI, encoded by the coding sequence ATGATCGGAAATACAGTGTTAAGTAACAGAGTTGTTGCCTTTATAATTGATATGATTTTTATCGGTATAGCCTTTAGTCTATACACCATACTAATTATGCCCTTGTTATTTGGGAGTAACGCCGATTATTTTTCATTCGAATATTCTCTTGTATATAATATTGGACTTATTATTATTGTTGTCAGCAAAGATATTTTTGGTGGTAGAAGTCTAGGGAAAATAATAAAGAAATTAAGGATTGTAGACGTTACTACCAATGAAAAATCTTCTTTGTTTAGAGTCATACTAAGAAATATCACATTTATGTTTATGGGTCCAATAGAACTATTCATTGGTTTTGTTAGAAAAGATCATAGAAGAGTTGGAGATCTTCTAGCAGGAACAAAAGTGATTTCAGAAGAGGAGCGCGTTACTCAATCCATTTAA
- a CDS encoding stalk domain-containing protein codes for MNLRKLFQHFLICGLVLIAGGLVLSPSSAKAADTVDPYQTYTYNEMVRDIKALKKKYPALISYKVIGKSEWGNDIYAVSLGTGKAEIFINGSHHAREWLTTNLNMYMIDQYAQAYYGNKSIGGYNVKSTLSKTKIWFVPMVNPDGVTLQQEGLNAFPQSYHDDLLQMNYWSRDFTRWKANGKGVDLNRQYNADWANIKNNTGHPSWKNYKGEAPHTADEAKTIVNFTHEIDPEVAVAYHSAGKILFWNFHQSGSRYDRDHQFAKKIGSMTGYRLIYPGPNPSGGGYTDWFISKFKRPGITVEIGNYPGERHLPIYEFGPTWQQNKAVGLYAAKKGYDLYYAKHKDDPIEVTVEIDGKKQDFDQSAILENGRTLVPLRGVFEQLGADIKWEQSTETVYITKGDKKISLKVGSKTAYINGKKVTLDVASKMISYRTMVPLRFVTEALGAKVYWDSSTLTASIETPVEEEPTPDPEYLEVGNKKYRIVTVIIDGKEQEYDTPAISIDYRTMIPIRGSLDQLGAEFSWNQEKQQATVTTEDKTIVLTIGSKTAVVNGEEVELDVPAQEINGRTLVPLRFLSETLNTEDIKWDSETYTVTITTKTEPAATSEPETEPTNEETKEPTEQKEETDQNVEESKEEQPTTDPSNTEEKPETDPSNTEEKPETDESGTPSDQNAEEKPEGEKSKEEQPAEGEPEDGEPTEEQPKDEDPKEEQPEDPSKDGTNTEETPADKNPSETKDAA; via the coding sequence ATGAATTTAAGAAAGCTGTTTCAACACTTTCTCATATGCGGTTTAGTGCTAATCGCAGGGGGACTCGTGTTATCACCATCGTCGGCTAAAGCTGCAGACACAGTCGATCCATACCAAACTTATACATACAATGAAATGGTCCGAGACATCAAAGCATTAAAGAAGAAGTATCCAGCACTCATCTCTTATAAAGTTATTGGGAAGAGTGAATGGGGCAATGACATTTATGCCGTTTCTTTAGGGACAGGAAAAGCGGAAATTTTCATTAACGGCTCCCATCATGCAAGAGAATGGTTAACAACCAACTTGAACATGTACATGATTGATCAATATGCACAAGCCTATTACGGTAACAAATCGATCGGGGGCTATAACGTAAAAAGTACGTTAAGCAAGACGAAGATCTGGTTTGTACCTATGGTTAATCCAGACGGCGTCACTCTTCAACAAGAAGGTTTAAATGCATTTCCACAAAGCTATCACGATGATTTGCTTCAAATGAATTACTGGAGCAGAGATTTTACGAGGTGGAAAGCTAACGGTAAGGGTGTTGACCTAAACCGTCAGTATAATGCAGATTGGGCAAATATTAAGAACAATACTGGTCATCCAAGCTGGAAGAATTACAAAGGAGAAGCACCCCATACAGCTGATGAAGCCAAGACAATCGTTAACTTCACACATGAAATCGATCCTGAAGTTGCAGTCGCTTATCATAGTGCAGGAAAAATTCTTTTCTGGAACTTCCATCAATCGGGTAGCAGATACGACCGAGACCATCAATTTGCAAAAAAGATTGGTAGTATGACAGGTTATCGACTCATCTACCCTGGTCCAAACCCATCAGGTGGTGGTTATACCGATTGGTTTATCAGCAAATTTAAACGTCCAGGAATTACTGTTGAAATTGGAAATTATCCTGGAGAACGCCATCTACCAATCTATGAATTTGGTCCTACATGGCAACAAAATAAAGCGGTTGGACTTTATGCAGCAAAAAAAGGCTACGACCTATACTACGCTAAACATAAGGACGATCCAATTGAAGTAACAGTTGAAATAGACGGTAAAAAACAAGATTTTGATCAGTCAGCTATCCTTGAAAATGGAAGAACGCTTGTACCACTTAGAGGAGTCTTTGAGCAACTAGGTGCTGATATTAAGTGGGAACAATCGACTGAAACCGTCTATATTACTAAAGGCGATAAGAAAATTTCACTTAAAGTAGGATCTAAGACAGCCTACATTAATGGTAAAAAAGTGACGCTAGATGTAGCATCGAAAATGATAAGTTATCGCACGATGGTTCCGTTACGTTTCGTAACTGAAGCGCTAGGAGCAAAGGTTTATTGGGATAGTAGTACATTAACTGCTTCAATTGAAACACCAGTAGAAGAAGAACCTACACCAGATCCAGAGTATTTAGAAGTTGGAAACAAGAAATATCGTATTGTAACGGTAATTATTGATGGAAAAGAACAGGAATACGACACACCAGCCATCTCCATTGACTATCGTACGATGATTCCAATTAGAGGAAGCCTTGATCAGCTTGGTGCTGAATTCTCATGGAATCAAGAAAAGCAACAAGCAACGGTAACGACTGAAGATAAGACAATCGTACTTACAATTGGTTCTAAAACAGCGGTCGTAAACGGAGAAGAAGTTGAGCTTGATGTACCAGCTCAAGAAATTAACGGTAGAACACTTGTACCACTGCGATTCTTGTCTGAAACGCTAAATACCGAAGACATCAAATGGGATAGCGAAACGTACACCGTAACCATCACAACTAAGACAGAACCGGCAGCAACAAGCGAACCGGAAACTGAACCAACGAACGAAGAAACTAAAGAACCAACTGAACAAAAAGAAGAAACGGATCAAAACGTAGAAGAAAGTAAAGAAGAACAACCTACGACAGATCCAAGCAATACAGAAGAAAAGCCTGAGACAGATCCAAGCAATACAGAAGAAAAGCCTGAGACAGATGAAAGTGGTACACCATCTGATCAAAATGCAGAAGAAAAACCTGAAGGAGAAAAGTCTAAGGAAGAACAGCCTGCTGAAGGTGAACCAGAAGATGGGGAACCAACAGAAGAGCAACCTAAAGACGAAGACCCGAAAGAAGAACAACCAGAAGACCCTAGTAAAGATGGAACTAACACTGAAGAAACACCTGCAGATAAAAATCCATCTGAAACAAAGGATGCCGCATAA
- a CDS encoding S-layer homology domain-containing protein codes for MKYFVKVVLGVALACIFALVNQGEASAESISSKCSYTPVNGENPDMSTTNCLLTEAALAKNVPPEIVKAIAEGESGNWRQFDSNGDPIVTSDNGIGIMQITNKSGYDEEKLKNDIVYNIEAGVKVLDEMYRRSDLPSINAGDRDVLEHWYFAIMAYNGTKPVNSPIVQSTGDRNTDAYQEKVLKIIDDLGLIKPQTLPFKSSDFKYDSNSSKNIEFITMDYHFTIPLTKTKHRFLKDDQVKTTTATRLRTGPSTDTSIKASLQEGEVLTVNGPFVYEKVADRKNHYVWYPVKRSDGSTGYVASSFLKFKFKDVPANYWAEDHIYYLYDSTLLYGMGNGQFGLGKNLTRAHAAILMNRAKNISTENRPDPGFTDVPKDHKYYDDIAAAVDEGLFVGVKETKFDPDATLTRAQMAVVLQRVYEFPKASNDHPFTDVKNGSWYDEAVTRLYDAEITAGVTKTKFGPDDKITREQFAVFMGRSIQYK; via the coding sequence TTGAAGTATTTTGTAAAGGTTGTTTTGGGTGTGGCTCTAGCTTGTATTTTTGCTTTAGTTAACCAAGGGGAAGCGAGTGCAGAAAGTATTTCTAGCAAGTGTAGTTACACTCCGGTTAATGGTGAAAACCCGGATATGAGTACGACAAATTGTTTATTGACAGAAGCTGCTTTAGCAAAGAATGTTCCACCTGAAATTGTTAAAGCAATTGCTGAAGGTGAAAGTGGGAATTGGCGTCAATTTGATAGTAACGGAGATCCAATTGTTACTTCAGATAATGGAATCGGAATTATGCAGATTACAAATAAATCAGGATATGACGAAGAGAAGTTAAAAAATGACATCGTCTATAATATTGAAGCAGGTGTCAAAGTACTTGATGAAATGTATCGTCGTAGTGACTTACCTTCCATCAATGCAGGTGATCGAGATGTGTTAGAACATTGGTATTTTGCAATTATGGCATACAACGGCACGAAGCCAGTGAATAGTCCTATCGTTCAATCAACTGGTGATAGGAATACAGATGCTTATCAAGAGAAAGTATTAAAAATCATAGATGATTTGGGCTTAATAAAGCCTCAAACTCTACCATTTAAGAGTTCTGACTTTAAATATGATAGTAACAGCAGCAAAAACATAGAGTTCATTACGATGGACTATCATTTCACAATACCTCTTACTAAAACGAAGCATCGATTTTTGAAAGATGATCAAGTGAAAACGACGACTGCAACACGGTTACGTACTGGACCATCTACTGATACATCGATAAAAGCGTCCCTTCAAGAAGGAGAAGTACTTACGGTTAACGGACCTTTTGTATATGAAAAGGTTGCTGACAGGAAAAACCACTATGTTTGGTACCCTGTGAAGCGTAGCGATGGATCAACAGGATATGTTGCCTCAAGCTTTCTGAAGTTTAAATTTAAAGATGTACCTGCTAATTACTGGGCTGAGGATCACATCTACTACCTTTATGACTCTACACTATTGTACGGGATGGGTAATGGACAGTTTGGTCTTGGTAAGAATTTAACTCGAGCTCATGCAGCAATCCTAATGAACAGAGCGAAGAACATTTCAACTGAGAACCGACCAGACCCTGGGTTTACCGATGTACCTAAAGATCATAAATACTATGACGACATTGCAGCTGCAGTAGATGAAGGTCTATTCGTAGGAGTAAAAGAAACAAAATTCGATCCTGATGCAACACTCACAAGAGCACAAATGGCTGTCGTACTACAAAGGGTTTACGAATTCCCTAAAGCATCAAATGATCATCCATTTACTGATGTGAAAAATGGAAGCTGGTATGATGAAGCTGTCACACGCTTATATGATGCAGAAATCACAGCCGGTGTGACAAAGACGAAATTCGGTCCTGATGATAAGATTACCCGTGAACAATTCGCCGTGTTTATGGGAAGATCAATTCAATATAAATAA